AGTGCGTGCATCTTGTGCATCCTTTTGCAACAGTTGCTTTAGTTGTGGATCCTGACACTGTTGCGCATAAAAATCAAGTTTGTGCGCTACTGTTTCGTGACCACCGATAAGGTGGCGCAGGTTTTGCAGTTCCAATTCCGTTAGTTGATTCATGCCATGCGACTCCTTTAGCAAGTAAGGTGTAATGTATTTACGTTGTTAGGATTCGTATTTTTGAAAAGAATATGATGTTAATTTTAGGGTTATGTGGTTTGAATAAATTCGATCCATGGATGATACCCGTCTTTTGCAAATAATACATCCCAGCCATTATCCAATTCATAGGGCCCATCTTCGTATTTATACAATCCTCTTACCGCTGACAGCGAAGGTACCTCAAACGCAAAATGAATGAGTTCTGTTTGTACTGTGGTTTGCGACAACTCGATACGGAGAGTTTTTTTTGTAAGAAAGAGGTTTCGCTCCTGTTCCCAGATCATACATGCTTCATGTTGAAACCCATTCTTCATAAAGTGATATTCCGCCAATTCTAGATTGGGCACTGTAAGACCGATATGATGCAGACGTAAGATGGACGACTTTAAGGGAGAATTAGATTGAGATCGCCAAATTCGTGCCATAAATACCCCTCCTTCAGAGCATGCTCATAGGCACGAAATAACGAACGTTGAGGGATGAATGCGGATAACATTTCCAAATGGCTCGCTTCAGGTTCGTGAAAGCCTGTTAGCAGACCATCAACCACATGAAGTGAATGGTTTTCTTTGATATATAAATCTGTAAAATGGTGATAAGGGATGACCTCCCCCTCTTTGTTTATGGCTGATTCAATTGCACGGACGACGGTTGTTCCAACCGCTATGACGCGCCCACCCTTTGCTTTTGTTTGATTAATAAGTGCTGCGGTTGCTGGTGTCAACTGTACAAATTCAGGGTGTGCACTCGGTTGTGGCCAGTGATCACCTTCGTAATAACTAAGTCCAGCATGAAGTGTTAGAAAAGCAAGCCCAATGTTTCGCTTCTGTAGGGTGTGCATCATTTTCCAGGTGAAGGCTCTACCGGCAGAAGGCATCTCCACAGATCCAGGTTTAGTGGCGTATACGGTTTGGTAGGAGGGTAGCTCCCACAACCGCTTCACATATTCATAGCGGATAGGTTGACCGTAGCGGTAGATTGAGTCTATTAATGCTGCTCCCCGTAGTGAAAATGAAAGGCGTTTAAGAGGAGGTTCGCTACCTGTACCGGTAATGGTAGCAGAAAATGTAGGACTCCATTGAAAACGGGTTCCAATTTGGGCAGGATGGTTTTGAATTAATACATCCCATTCATGATCGGATACTTGTTGTGATAATCGAAGATATCCTTCTGGTAGAGGGAGATGGGCGGGTAGAGTACGACTATTGTTAAATACGATCAGGTCCCCAGAGCGTAAGAAGGAGGATAGTTTTTTGAAATGTGTGTCTGTAATCTTACCGGAAGCCTCTTCTATAACCATCATTCGAACATGGTCACGTCCATCCCCCCTGATCTCAGGGGGGATAGCGGCATGTAAGTGGGCAGGTACTGTAAAATTAGAATGGGTCGCATTATTCATGATTTTGGTCCTCCTCTATCATTTTTTGCGCTTGGAGTCGCTTACCATGTAGATGAGCAGACTGTGGACCAGCTAGATAAAGGAAGACGGGGACGATCGCAGCAGGTTGTGTTAAGGGATACTCACAGTCTGGTACCGCGATAGCATGCATCTGAGTATCTAACTCACCTGGATCGACCATGTACATATTTACTCCGGTCTCTTGCAACTCATCCGCCCATGTTTGTGTCAATCCTTCCACAGCAAACTTACTAATTCCATATGCGCCCCATTCAGCAAATCCGGTTTGACCAGCCTCCGAGGTAATATTGATGATACGTCCATGAGCGTGCGTCAACATTCCAGGAAGTACACGCTGTGTGAGGAGAAAGGGACCAATAGTGTTTACGGCGAGCACTTCTTGAAAAGAGGCGAGTGAGTAGTCCAGCAAGGGGGTAGGTCCTGGGCCGAAGAGTGAGGCATTGTTGATGAGGACATCTATTTGTCCATAAGTAGCCTCGGTTACAGAGACAAAACGATCGATTTCAGCAGGTTGAGAGACATCGATGCTCATAGCGATCACTTCCACTCCTCGCTGCGAAAGTTCTTCTTTAACGTTGTTTAATTGCTTCTTTCCCCGTGCGCAAATGGCAAGTTTAGCTCCTGCTTTTCCAAAGGCGATGGCCAATTCCCTACCTAATCCCCTACTTGCTCCACTAATCATGACAACCTTGTTTTCCATTTTGTATTCCTTCTTTCATTGTGTGTTGCTTTTATTATAGAAGCGATTAAATACGGTGAAATCGGATAGAGGAAGGGGAATAGTCTCAGGAATTAGTGGTAGTTCTCTTCTGCAACTTTGGTCGGAGGAAGATAGAGCAAAAGGAAAAGACCCAGCACGCTTAAGCTGGATCTTTTCACGGGTAGATCGATATTATTCTCCAAACCCCACGTCTACTAAATCTCTATCTTGAACCTCTTGCAACAATCTTCTAAGGAGGCGTCCTCTGGAAGAAGAGGATTCACGAAGTCCGAGTCCATTAGAAGAGGAGGATTCCAGTAGCTTTTTAGAGGAAGAGGAGGATTCAAAGACTTTCTTAGAAGAAGAGGAATCAGAGATTTTCTTAGATGAAGAGGATTCATATACCTTTTTAGATGACGAAGATGACGAAGATTCATGAATATCAGGCAATCTTACTCGCCTAACAGGAATACTAAAACGACGGTTAAGAATACCTGCATACAATAAGCTGATACCAATGATGGAACGTCTACCACGGGGATCATCGAGAACGAGAAAGGCATTGCCATCAACAACGACGATGCTAGTCAAAGTAATCACTCCTTAAAATAGTTACATCATAGAATATGAGTCATCCTATTATCTTGCTTGGATATTCATTGAGATTAAGTGCCTATTTATCATGCAAGATGCTGGGCTTAGTGAGATTGAAAGCCGGGTTTACGAATAAGGATACGTTTGTGTCCATGAGGGCTAATGAGGCGATGAGGAGGGTGGACGAATAGGAGGGTTAGTATAGCAGTTAGGAGTGAGATCGCGCCGCTTCCGAGAAAGAGAATCATAGGTGACCCTGATAAAGCGCTAAAAACAGGTGGTCCTGAGGCAACGCCGAGAAAGCGGACACTGTTGTATAAAGAGGTAACGATTCCGCGCTCAGCAGAGTGAACAGAAGATGTGATCATGGTATTTAGACAAGGTAGGACAACCCCTCCCCCAACGCCATTTAAAAGAAGCAAAGCGATAAGAAGATATGTAGATTGTACGAAAGGGACAGCGATCATCACAAATGCAGATAAGGTTAAGCCAGTAACGATGAAGCCTTTCATGTGGTGAGCATGCTTTTGAATATGTACGCCGGTCCAATAGGAGGAACCACTAAGGGCAAGCAGGGGAATGGCCAATATAAGTCCCTTTACAATTCCTTCGACTCCATATCGTTTCTCTAGCAAATTTGAGAGATAAAAAAGTACTCCGAACAGGATGAACAATGTAATTGCCCCTGCTAAGAAAGCGACAGACATCCACTTGCCTTGTCTGACCCACGTCTTCTTTAGGTGAGCACGATATTGCGAGAGAGGAGGGGCAGGCTCTTGCGAACGGGGTTCTTTTACGATGAACCACATGGCGAGTAATGCAGGAAAGATGAGGAGCGGAAAAGCAAAGAAGAGAGCATACCAAGAGATAAGCCCTATAAGAGATCCTAAGATGGGACTTAATACTTTGCCCATGCCATTGGCAGCTTCGATCGCTCCCAGTGCCTTGCTCCGCTGGTTAGCTGCGTAAAGGTCACTAACCAAGGCCATGGCAATCGGGGCAGTTCCTGCTGCACCAATTCCTTGTACAATTCTTCCGATGAGGAGAAATGGATAGGAGCCACCACCGATTAGAGCAGACCCACCAGCAATGATCCCCCCTATGGCATAAACAATGAGCCCACTCATAATCACTTTCTTTCGTCCGATTCGATCTGAGAATATACCACAAAAGGGGATGATTAGACCTGCGGCAAGAGAAAAGAGTGTAATGATGAGGCTAACTTGAAACGAACTTAGATGAAGATTCTCTTCAATTTGTGGTAAAACAGGAATAATCATTGAATTACCAAGCACCATCAAAAGTGGGATCCAACTTAAAACGATGAGAACGCTAACTTGAGGGGATGCTTGTCTATCTTTCTTCTTCATTTGACAACCTCCGCATAATTTCGATGGATATAGCATGCCCAAGCCAACTCTATATATAAAAGAAAAGGGTATGAGTATGTCTATCCATGGTGAGAATAAAGACGCATACATCGCTCAGGAGGGATTAAGTATGGAATCGTTTGAACATATGCGTCGTGAACTGTCTTACTTACATGGCATGATGGACTCTGCAGATTCGAATCGACTGGAATATAAGGTGCTCACCCGTCTCATTGGAATATTAGATGATCATATTGATGAAGTTGAGCATATGAAAATGAGGCAAACGGAGTTGGAGGAGTACGTAGAGGCGGTTGATGAAGATTTGAATGACGTTGAAGTCCTTCTCTACGATGAGAATGAAGAGGACTTTTTGGAGATGGAGTGTCCAGAGTGCCATCAACCCGTCATTATTGATGAGATGATGTTAGCGGGTGAGGAATCTGTTCATATCGAGTGTCCGCAATGCGGGGAAGTGTTGCTGGTGACAGATGAAGATGAGGGGGAGTTCCTGAGGGAAAGTGAGTCAGAAGAGCCTTACCGCAGTGATGAATCGGTACCTCCAGCTTAAAAGAGGAGTAAAAAAGTTGGCATCCATGAAAGGTGCCAACTTTTTATTTTGCTTCGCACGAGGTTTCTCTCACAGCTTGGTTATATTGTGAACAAGCTGTTCATATGGATGAGTTAAACGATGGGACAGGAGGTGTATGTACCTGAAACCTGTGCTTGAAATTCTACCATTGACAGTTCGTAATATGGTGCAATCACTACCCAATTCCTTTATTCAACAACTAGAGGAGATTCGTATTCGGCAACAGCGTCCTTTGGAGATGATTTTTACCCATCGTGCCTGCTTTATTGATGATAAGGGCCGGTTGACTCAACAGGCAAAGGAAGCGTATCTGCCCTCTCAAACAGATTGTCACAAGATGCTTAATCTTGTAAGCAACCATTCCTTATATGCGATGGAAGAAGAGTTAAAACGAGGATATGTAACTATTCCTGGGGGTCATCGGATTGGGTTGGCGGGGAAAGTGGTGATGGAACATGGGGTGGTGCGCCACCTGCGGGATGTGACTGGCTTTAATGTTCGCATTGCACGCCAGGTTAAAGGAGTGGGTCAGTCTCTGATCTCCTCAGTCATTCATAAAGAACAGGTGGAAAACTTATTGATTATTTCTCCGCCCCAATGTGGTAAGACAACCTTATTACGTGATTTGGCACGTTTGACCAGCAATGGCCACCTGCATCGTCCTGCTTACAAGGTGGGGATTGTCGATGAGCGTTCAGAAATCGCTGGGTGTGTTTATGGTGTGCCTCAACACGATGTAGGTGTGCGCACGGATGTGTTGGACGGATGTTCTAAGGCAGAAGGCATGATGATGATGATTCGCTCCATGTCCCCTGATGTTTTAGTGGTAGATGAGATTGGCCGTACTGAGGATGGTGAAGCGATTCATGAAGCTATTTACGCTGGGGTGCGCTGCTTTACCACTGCTCATGGCTTTGATCTAAAAGACGCGTGTCGCCGACCCGTCCTCTCTTCCCTCATCCGCGAAGGGGTGTTTACCCGCTATGTAGTATTGAGCAGGAGGCAAGGTCCTGGAACAGTGGAAGGGGTATATGATCAAGAACGACGTCGCTTGATCTTGCCAGGTCAGCCAAACCAAGTAGCTGAAAGCTCATGATGAAATTATTTGGTGCTATCTTGATTCTAATATCCACTTCTATTTCAGGATGGATGTTTGCAAAACGGTTTGCAGAGCGACCAAAACAGATTCGTCAACTTTGTCAAGCGTTAGCCTTACTGGAAACGGACATCGTATATGGGTCCCGACCATTGAGCGAGGCATTTGCTCATATTGCACACCGGGAGCCAGCCGCGATCGGCTCTATCTTCCATCGCTGCGCTGTTCATTTACAAGAGTTAGATGGAGCCTCTACCTTTGAATGTTGGGAAAAAGCATTGAGTGAAGTATGGCCACGCTTAGATTTACAAGCGGCAGAGAAAGAGATCTTACTTGACTTCGGTAAAACATTGGGGATGTCAGACCGGGACGATCAATTGCAACATCTGCAGCTAACAGTAAGTAATCTACAAGTAGAAGAGAACCACGCACGCGAGGAACAGGGACAGTATGAGAAGATGTGGAAAAGCGTTGGGGTTCTAGGCGGAGCCCTCCTTATCATCTTGCTGTACTAATGTTTTGGGGGTGAGGCCAAGCCATGCCATATGATATAGACGCTATTTTTCAAATTGCGGGAATCGGAATCATCGTGGCGATGATTCATACAGTGCTAAAGCAGATGGGAAAAGAAGATTATGCACACTGGGTCACTCTAATCGGGTTTATTGTTGTACTGTTCATGGTTGCCTCCTATATCGAAGATTTGTTTCAAACCATTAAAAGTGTCTTTTTGTTTCGGTCATAAGAGGAGGCGATCTTCTTGGAAATTATCCAGGTTGTAGGGTTGGGATTGATCGCCACCTTTCTCATTTTGATTTTAAAAGAACAAAAGCCGGTGTTTGCTTTTTTGTTAGCTACGATTACTGGGGTTATGATCTTTATCAGTATAGCGGGGAAAATAACGGAGATTATTCATATTCTGAGTAATCTGGCGACACAAGCACGAGTAAATACGATGTTTCTTGAAACCATCCTCAAGATTATCGGCATTGCCTATATCGCCGAATTTGGTGCACAAGTGACACGTGATGCCGGACAAGGCTCGATTGCATCCAAAATAGAATTGGCAGGAAAGATTCTTATTATGGTGTTGGCGATCCCCATTATTACCACAATTATAGAAACGGTAGTGGAAATACTTCCCGCTTAGAGGATGATGCCGTATGAGCAGCAGAAAAACAATCACCTCTCTTTTTGGGGGATTGATCTTACTATTTATGTTGTGGCCAAGCATCAGCTGGGCCACAACAGAAGATCCTCCACCACCGGGAGGGCCTTCCATAGCAGATGAAGTGGTTCGTGAGCAGTTTCAACAGTTGCAGACAGAAGAGATAGAGGATTTTTGGAAGGAAATTCAATCAACGTATGATCGCTATTTGCCTGAGGAGAGTGCGCCAACGTTGTATGATCTGGTCGTTGCGCGTGGTGAGGGCGAATTTTCATGGAAAGAAGTGGGGAGGGGCTTTATTCGCTTCTTCTTTCATGAACTTCTCTACAATGGCAAATTAATTGGGACAATCGTGGTACTTACGGTGTTTAGCATGATATTGCAAACGTTACAAACAGCTTTTGAACGTAATCAGGTAAGTAATGTAGCTTATGCGATCGCATACATGGTGATTATTATCCTAGCTATTCAAAGTTTTTCAGTGGCAGTAGACTCTGCGAAGTCTGCCATCAGTCAGATGATTGACTTTATGGTGGCACTGGTTCCGTTAATTCTTACTCTCCTAGCTACAATGGGTAACGTAGGGACGGTAGCGCTGTTTCATCCGCTCATTGTGTTTATGATTCATGCTGTCGGAACGGTGATTTACACGGTCGTATTTCCGCTATTCTTCTTCGCTGCTATTCTGCATATTGTGAGCGGCTTATCTCAGAAGTATCAGGTGAACCAACTAGCTGGTTTTATGCAAAAGATTGGGATGAGCTTGCTCGGGGGCATGCTGACCATCTTTCTAGGGATTATCTCTGTACAGGGAGCAACAGCTGCCGTCGCTGATGGGGTTACGCTACGTACGGCTAAATATGTAACAGGGAACTTTGTTCCGGTGGTGGGAAGGGTGTTTTCTGATGCGGCAGATACAGTGTTGGGAGCTTCTTTGTTAGTGAAGAACGCCGTTGGCATTACGGGGGTGTTATTGCTCCTCTTCATCTGTGCTTTTCCGGCTATCAAAATCCTTTCGCTCGCTTTCATTTACAACTTCTCAGCTGCATTACTGCAGCCACTGGGTAACAGTCCGATCATAGGTGTACTCAATGTTATTGGGAAGACGCTCATATATATTTTTGCGGCTTTGGCTACGGTGGGATTGATGTTCTTTTTAGCGATCACCATCATGATCACAGCTGGCAATATCACCGTCATGATGCGGTAGGTGGTAACTTATGGTTGAATGGATTAGCGATTGGCTCAAACCGATCATACTACTCGTCCTGATGGCTAGCTTCATCGACTTGATTTTACCCAATCAATCCCTAGATCGTTATGTCAAGTTGGTTATGGGCTTGCTCATCATTCTCGCGATTCTTTCTCCTATCTTTCGTTTTCTCAGCGATGACCTTGATGTTTCGCGTTGGACTTGGAAAAGCGATGCTAGTGTTGAAATGGCGACAGATTCGATGGCATCACTACAAGAGATAAATACAAAATCGCAGACAGCTTCCCGCGAGCAGCAGACGTTGTTGCGCACGCAAGTGGATAAAACATTACAACAAGAGATTGCGCGCGATGTGGCGAAACGTTTCCCGGTCAAAGTGATGGAAGCGGAGTTAGAGATTGCATGGGGTGAAGAAGGGCA
This sequence is a window from Mechercharimyces sp. CAU 1602. Protein-coding genes within it:
- a CDS encoding MFS transporter translates to MKKKDRQASPQVSVLIVLSWIPLLMVLGNSMIIPVLPQIEENLHLSSFQVSLIITLFSLAAGLIIPFCGIFSDRIGRKKVIMSGLIVYAIGGIIAGGSALIGGGSYPFLLIGRIVQGIGAAGTAPIAMALVSDLYAANQRSKALGAIEAANGMGKVLSPILGSLIGLISWYALFFAFPLLIFPALLAMWFIVKEPRSQEPAPPLSQYRAHLKKTWVRQGKWMSVAFLAGAITLFILFGVLFYLSNLLEKRYGVEGIVKGLILAIPLLALSGSSYWTGVHIQKHAHHMKGFIVTGLTLSAFVMIAVPFVQSTYLLIALLLLNGVGGGVVLPCLNTMITSSVHSAERGIVTSLYNSVRFLGVASGPPVFSALSGSPMILFLGSGAISLLTAILTLLFVHPPHRLISPHGHKRILIRKPGFQSH
- the spoIIIAD gene encoding stage III sporulation protein AD; amino-acid sequence: MEIIQVVGLGLIATFLILILKEQKPVFAFLLATITGVMIFISIAGKITEIIHILSNLATQARVNTMFLETILKIIGIAYIAEFGAQVTRDAGQGSIASKIELAGKILIMVLAIPIITTIIETVVEILPA
- a CDS encoding VOC family protein, yielding MARIWRSQSNSPLKSSILRLHHIGLTVPNLELAEYHFMKNGFQHEACMIWEQERNLFLTKKTLRIELSQTTVQTELIHFAFEVPSLSAVRGLYKYEDGPYELDNGWDVLFAKDGYHPWIEFIQTT
- the spoIIIAF gene encoding stage III sporulation protein AF, with product MVEWISDWLKPIILLVLMASFIDLILPNQSLDRYVKLVMGLLIILAILSPIFRFLSDDLDVSRWTWKSDASVEMATDSMASLQEINTKSQTASREQQTLLRTQVDKTLQQEIARDVAKRFPVKVMEAELEIAWGEEGQPAELESVTLYLLPLTETTLTDESGAEENKIEPIQPVEEIAPIAPITGEKRSETAAEPVLQQELSTDQKALIKQIENHLDQEWGIKPKGTNVVFASKW
- the spoIIIAC gene encoding stage III sporulation protein AC — protein: MPYDIDAIFQIAGIGIIVAMIHTVLKQMGKEDYAHWVTLIGFIVVLFMVASYIEDLFQTIKSVFLFRS
- the spoIIIAE gene encoding stage III sporulation protein AE, with the protein product MSSRKTITSLFGGLILLFMLWPSISWATTEDPPPPGGPSIADEVVREQFQQLQTEEIEDFWKEIQSTYDRYLPEESAPTLYDLVVARGEGEFSWKEVGRGFIRFFFHELLYNGKLIGTIVVLTVFSMILQTLQTAFERNQVSNVAYAIAYMVIIILAIQSFSVAVDSAKSAISQMIDFMVALVPLILTLLATMGNVGTVALFHPLIVFMIHAVGTVIYTVVFPLFFFAAILHIVSGLSQKYQVNQLAGFMQKIGMSLLGGMLTIFLGIISVQGATAAVADGVTLRTAKYVTGNFVPVVGRVFSDAADTVLGASLLVKNAVGITGVLLLLFICAFPAIKILSLAFIYNFSAALLQPLGNSPIIGVLNVIGKTLIYIFAALATVGLMFFLAITIMITAGNITVMMR
- a CDS encoding S-adenosylmethionine:tRNA ribosyltransferase-isomerase gives rise to the protein MNNATHSNFTVPAHLHAAIPPEIRGDGRDHVRMMVIEEASGKITDTHFKKLSSFLRSGDLIVFNNSRTLPAHLPLPEGYLRLSQQVSDHEWDVLIQNHPAQIGTRFQWSPTFSATITGTGSEPPLKRLSFSLRGAALIDSIYRYGQPIRYEYVKRLWELPSYQTVYATKPGSVEMPSAGRAFTWKMMHTLQKRNIGLAFLTLHAGLSYYEGDHWPQPSAHPEFVQLTPATAALINQTKAKGGRVIAVGTTVVRAIESAINKEGEVIPYHHFTDLYIKENHSLHVVDGLLTGFHEPEASHLEMLSAFIPQRSLFRAYEHALKEGYLWHEFGDLNLILP
- a CDS encoding CD1247 N-terminal domain-containing protein, with amino-acid sequence MESFEHMRRELSYLHGMMDSADSNRLEYKVLTRLIGILDDHIDEVEHMKMRQTELEEYVEAVDEDLNDVEVLLYDENEEDFLEMECPECHQPVIIDEMMLAGEESVHIECPQCGEVLLVTDEDEGEFLRESESEEPYRSDESVPPA
- the spoIIIAA gene encoding stage III sporulation protein AA; this translates as MKPVLEILPLTVRNMVQSLPNSFIQQLEEIRIRQQRPLEMIFTHRACFIDDKGRLTQQAKEAYLPSQTDCHKMLNLVSNHSLYAMEEELKRGYVTIPGGHRIGLAGKVVMEHGVVRHLRDVTGFNVRIARQVKGVGQSLISSVIHKEQVENLLIISPPQCGKTTLLRDLARLTSNGHLHRPAYKVGIVDERSEIAGCVYGVPQHDVGVRTDVLDGCSKAEGMMMMIRSMSPDVLVVDEIGRTEDGEAIHEAIYAGVRCFTTAHGFDLKDACRRPVLSSLIREGVFTRYVVLSRRQGPGTVEGVYDQERRRLILPGQPNQVAESS
- the spoIIIAB gene encoding stage III sporulation protein SpoIIIAB, whose translation is MMKLFGAILILISTSISGWMFAKRFAERPKQIRQLCQALALLETDIVYGSRPLSEAFAHIAHREPAAIGSIFHRCAVHLQELDGASTFECWEKALSEVWPRLDLQAAEKEILLDFGKTLGMSDRDDQLQHLQLTVSNLQVEENHAREEQGQYEKMWKSVGVLGGALLIILLY
- a CDS encoding SDR family NAD(P)-dependent oxidoreductase; this translates as MENKVVMISGASRGLGRELAIAFGKAGAKLAICARGKKQLNNVKEELSQRGVEVIAMSIDVSQPAEIDRFVSVTEATYGQIDVLINNASLFGPGPTPLLDYSLASFQEVLAVNTIGPFLLTQRVLPGMLTHAHGRIINITSEAGQTGFAEWGAYGISKFAVEGLTQTWADELQETGVNMYMVDPGELDTQMHAIAVPDCEYPLTQPAAIVPVFLYLAGPQSAHLHGKRLQAQKMIEEDQNHE